In the Pseudomonas sp. DTU_2021_1001937_2_SI_NGA_ILE_001 genome, one interval contains:
- the hrpB gene encoding ATP-dependent helicase HrpB gives MISLPIDLVLPSLREALAKRDEAVLEAPPGAGKTTRVPLALLDEPWLAGQSILMLEPRRLAARAAAERLASELGEKVGETVGYRIRLDSKVGPKTRIEVVTEGILTRRLQDDPALEGVGLLIFDEFHERSLDADLALALSLNGRELLRDDPPLKILLMSATLEGERLSTLLDDAPVVRSEGRMFPVSTQWGRPFQPGEFVEPRVVQTVLDALGSESGSLLVFLPGQAEIRRVHQQLAEALGERRDVLLCPLHGELDLDAQRAAIDPAPAGKRKVVLATNIAETSLTIDGVRVVVDAGLARVPRFDPGSGMTRLDTQRISRASATQRAGRAGRLEPGVCYRLWSEAQHDQLAAYGSAEILQADLAGLALQLARWGVEPGQLQWLDQPPAAAFAQARDLLQRLGALQDDGRLSRHGQAMAELPAHPRIAHLLLRGHDLGLADMACNVAALLGERDILRGAGADLHSRLALLSGEHKAQRGGQGGVQRARQLARQYRSYLRGTPGQPVSDPQDSRWLGALLALAYPDRVARQRRAGGAEYRLANGRAALFGEADALMKHEWLVVADLGSRQGQREERIYLAADLDESLFDTVLSEQVRQVDELDWDEREGVLRAERQIKVGELVLSRAPLTNLDDEARTRALINHVRRKGLELLPWTPELRQWQARVELLRTLDVEAGVESQWPDLRDEALLATLEQWLAPYLGKVSRLSHFAQLDLSSILRNLLPWPLPQHLDALAPQTVAVPSGSNIRVDYSERPPVLAVRLQELFGQVDTPRIANGRQVLKLHLLSPARRPVQVTQDLANFWKSTYGEVKKDLKGRYPKHFWPDDPLVAQATARAKPRGT, from the coding sequence ATGATTTCTCTACCAATTGACCTCGTACTGCCATCTCTTCGCGAAGCGCTGGCCAAGCGCGACGAGGCTGTCCTGGAAGCGCCGCCCGGCGCCGGCAAGACCACCCGCGTGCCGCTGGCGCTGCTGGATGAGCCTTGGCTGGCCGGGCAGAGCATTCTGATGCTCGAACCCCGGCGCCTGGCGGCCCGCGCCGCCGCCGAGCGGCTGGCCAGCGAGCTGGGTGAGAAGGTCGGCGAAACGGTCGGCTACCGTATCCGCCTGGACAGCAAGGTGGGGCCGAAGACGCGCATTGAGGTGGTGACCGAGGGTATTCTCACCCGCCGCTTGCAGGACGACCCGGCGCTGGAAGGCGTGGGGCTGTTGATTTTCGATGAGTTCCACGAGCGCAGCCTGGATGCCGACCTGGCCCTGGCGCTGAGCCTCAATGGTCGTGAGCTGCTGCGCGATGACCCGCCGCTGAAAATCCTGCTGATGTCCGCGACCCTGGAAGGCGAGCGTCTGTCGACGCTGCTCGATGACGCGCCGGTGGTGCGCAGCGAGGGGCGGATGTTTCCGGTCAGCACGCAATGGGGGCGGCCGTTCCAGCCTGGTGAGTTCGTCGAGCCCCGGGTGGTGCAGACGGTCCTCGACGCACTGGGCAGCGAAAGCGGCAGCCTGTTGGTGTTCCTGCCTGGCCAGGCGGAGATTCGCCGGGTGCATCAGCAACTCGCTGAAGCCTTGGGTGAGCGCCGCGACGTGTTGCTGTGCCCCTTGCATGGCGAGCTGGACCTCGACGCCCAGCGCGCGGCCATCGACCCGGCGCCGGCGGGCAAGCGCAAGGTGGTGTTGGCCACCAACATCGCCGAGACCAGCCTGACCATCGACGGTGTGCGGGTGGTGGTGGACGCTGGCCTGGCGCGAGTGCCGCGCTTCGACCCCGGCAGTGGCATGACCCGCCTGGACACCCAGCGTATTTCCCGCGCCAGTGCCACCCAGCGTGCCGGCCGTGCCGGACGCCTGGAGCCAGGGGTGTGCTACCGCCTGTGGTCCGAAGCCCAGCATGACCAGTTGGCGGCCTATGGCAGCGCCGAGATTCTTCAGGCCGACCTGGCCGGCCTGGCCCTGCAGCTGGCGCGCTGGGGCGTGGAGCCTGGTCAGTTGCAGTGGCTGGACCAGCCGCCCGCCGCCGCTTTTGCCCAGGCCCGCGACCTGTTGCAGCGCCTTGGTGCCCTGCAGGATGACGGGCGCCTGAGCCGCCATGGCCAGGCCATGGCCGAGCTGCCGGCGCATCCGCGCATCGCTCACCTGCTGTTGCGCGGGCACGACCTCGGCCTGGCAGACATGGCCTGCAATGTGGCGGCCCTGTTGGGCGAACGTGACATTCTGCGCGGCGCCGGTGCCGACCTGCACAGCCGCCTGGCCCTGCTGAGCGGCGAGCACAAGGCGCAGCGTGGCGGGCAGGGCGGGGTGCAGCGTGCGCGGCAACTGGCCCGGCAATACCGCAGCTACCTGCGCGGTACGCCAGGCCAGCCGGTCAGCGATCCGCAGGATAGCCGCTGGCTGGGCGCCCTGCTGGCCCTGGCCTATCCGGACCGCGTGGCACGCCAGCGCCGCGCTGGCGGCGCGGAATATCGCCTGGCCAATGGCCGGGCAGCGCTGTTCGGCGAAGCCGATGCGTTGATGAAGCACGAATGGCTGGTGGTCGCCGACCTGGGCAGCCGCCAAGGCCAGCGCGAGGAGCGGATCTACCTGGCCGCCGACCTCGATGAGTCGTTGTTCGACACTGTGCTGAGCGAGCAGGTCCGTCAGGTGGATGAACTGGACTGGGATGAACGCGAAGGCGTTCTGCGTGCCGAGCGGCAGATCAAGGTGGGCGAGCTGGTGCTGTCCCGTGCACCGCTGACGAATCTGGATGACGAGGCGCGTACGCGGGCGCTGATCAACCATGTGCGCCGCAAAGGGCTGGAGCTGCTGCCGTGGACGCCGGAGCTGCGTCAGTGGCAGGCAAGGGTAGAACTGCTGCGCACGCTCGACGTTGAAGCGGGGGTTGAAAGCCAGTGGCCTGACTTGCGCGACGAGGCTCTGCTGGCGACCCTGGAGCAGTGGCTGGCGCCTTATCTCGGCAAGGTTTCGCGGCTCAGCCATTTCGCCCAGCTCGACCTGTCTTCCATCCTGCGCAACCTGTTGCCCTGGCCATTGCCCCAGCACCTCGATGCCCTGGCGCCGCAGACGGTTGCGGTGCCGTCGGGCTCGAACATTCGCGTCGACTACAGCGAGCGGCCTCCGGTGCTTGCCGTTCGTCTTCAGGAGTTGTTCGGTCAGGTGGATACGCCGCGCATCGCCAATGGGCGGCAGGTGCTGAAGCTGCACCTGTTGTCGCCGGCACGGCGCCCGGTGCAGGTGACCCAGGACCTGGCGAATTTCTGGAAGTCGACTTACGGCGAAGTGAAGAAGGACCTCAAAGGCCGCTATCCCAAGCATTTCTGGCCAGACGATCCGCTGGTGGCGCAGGCGACGGCCCGGGCCAAGCCAAGGGGAACGTAA
- a CDS encoding GntR family transcriptional regulator, with protein sequence MSATPSLEERPSSRYETIRNTLRDAILGGQTVPGLVLVEGPLAELFGTSRVPVRQALNLLHEEGLIRRFDGRGFMIDPEGTTQTPLRVPLTRKLLGLEPQDDLIDYRPLGERIYDHLAQTVIRFMVFGHYRIDEQSAAEELNVSRAVIREALMRLRDKGLVEKEPYSQWLAGPLTAQAVKQDYELRMLLEPDALRQGVEQVSRSDLEAMLQRVIEAQAAGRDVHRAAIEQLEQDLHVTCIAGVSNTRMAAVIRQCQIPMNVGRVLHEALHSSNDEAMLVEHRLIFEALLYGTVESACSCLRDHIAKARERTLQRLKVLSVLPEPNAPRYLERLA encoded by the coding sequence ATGTCTGCCACACCCTCCCTGGAAGAGCGTCCGTCTTCTCGCTACGAGACCATTCGCAACACGTTGCGCGATGCGATTCTCGGCGGTCAGACGGTTCCTGGCCTGGTGCTGGTCGAGGGCCCGCTGGCCGAGCTTTTCGGTACCAGCCGCGTACCGGTTCGCCAGGCCCTGAATCTGCTCCATGAAGAAGGGCTCATTCGCCGTTTCGATGGCCGGGGCTTCATGATCGACCCCGAGGGCACCACGCAAACCCCGCTCCGCGTACCCCTGACCCGCAAGCTGCTGGGCCTGGAGCCACAGGACGACCTCATCGATTACCGCCCCCTGGGCGAGCGGATCTATGACCACCTCGCGCAGACAGTCATCCGTTTCATGGTCTTCGGTCACTATCGCATCGACGAACAGAGCGCCGCCGAAGAGCTGAACGTCAGCCGAGCGGTCATCAGAGAAGCCTTGATGCGCCTGCGCGACAAGGGCCTGGTGGAAAAAGAGCCCTACTCGCAATGGCTGGCCGGGCCACTGACGGCCCAGGCCGTCAAGCAAGACTACGAACTGCGAATGCTGCTGGAACCCGATGCTCTTCGCCAAGGTGTCGAACAGGTGTCTCGCAGCGACCTGGAAGCGATGTTGCAGCGCGTGATCGAAGCCCAGGCCGCGGGCCGCGACGTGCACCGGGCAGCCATCGAACAGCTGGAGCAAGACCTGCACGTCACCTGCATCGCCGGGGTGAGCAACACGCGCATGGCAGCGGTCATTCGCCAGTGCCAGATCCCCATGAACGTCGGTCGCGTACTGCATGAAGCCCTGCATTCCAGCAACGACGAAGCGATGCTGGTCGAGCATCGCCTGATTTTCGAGGCCTTGTTGTACGGAACGGTCGAGTCGGCCTGCTCGTGCCTGCGCGACCACATCGCCAAAGCCCGCGAGCGCACCCTGCAACGGCTCAAGGTGCTGTCCGTACTGCCAGAGCCCAATGCGCCCCGCTACCTCGAAAGGCTCGCTTGA
- a CDS encoding TetR/AcrR family transcriptional regulator, with protein MEGTPPASAPRTRRAPKGQKRREELLDAALGLYSLEGYAGASIARIAEHVGISVAGVLHHFPNKAALLMGVLARRDEVNRKVLDKVQSEATLDGFIEGLLAINRANATAPGVIRAFSILNAESLVDSHPAWEWFQTRYQTIYGRMRARLDHLVTTGEVRADVDLDSLIRQILAMMDGLQLQWLRFPEQVDLVKTFESYMAQVRRDIQAK; from the coding sequence ATGGAAGGCACCCCACCAGCGTCAGCACCCCGCACCCGCCGCGCGCCAAAAGGCCAGAAACGCCGCGAAGAATTACTGGATGCGGCGCTTGGGCTGTATTCACTCGAGGGTTATGCCGGCGCGTCCATCGCCCGTATCGCCGAGCACGTCGGCATCTCCGTGGCCGGGGTACTGCACCACTTTCCCAACAAGGCCGCTCTGCTCATGGGCGTGCTGGCCCGGCGCGATGAGGTCAACCGCAAGGTCCTTGACAAGGTCCAGAGCGAAGCGACCCTGGACGGCTTCATCGAAGGGCTGCTGGCGATCAACCGGGCGAATGCAACGGCGCCTGGTGTCATTCGTGCGTTCAGCATTCTCAATGCCGAAAGCCTGGTAGACAGCCACCCGGCCTGGGAGTGGTTCCAGACCCGCTACCAGACCATCTACGGGCGCATGCGCGCGCGCCTCGACCACCTGGTGACCACCGGAGAAGTACGTGCAGACGTAGACCTGGACAGCCTCATCCGGCAGATCCTGGCGATGATGGACGGCTTGCAGTTGCAATGGCTGCGCTTTCCGGAGCAGGTCGACCTGGTCAAGACCTTCGAAAGCTATATGGCGCAGGTCAGGCGGGATATTCAGGCCAAATGA
- a CDS encoding beta-glucosidase, translated as MRSRKTIGAHSALALLSLAIGYANAATTTTQEQLAAREARADKEAEKTLAKMTQEEKLTYIGGVLGWDVKPLSQYGIPQIHGTDGGAGVRYVSEGNDQGVVYPAGPNLAATFNPRRAIDFGRALGYDTATGGYQFVTGPGMNLYRMPWSGRAFEYLSGEDPFLGASLAPAVINGIQQRRVWAEAKHYAANDQETNRFILNQVMPERVLREMSLPAFESATKNSTVAMMMCAFQKVNGEYACENKHLLTDILKKEWGFKGLVQSDYNAIVHGLPAAQAGSDLDMMGGQMNSKVLKPYLDSGELDMATIDDKVRRILKNIYLYQFDKIAPLTTHNMASATSNKVALNIAREGIVLLKNQNDVLPLDKSKVKRIAVVGDLAKYAPPTGFGSAYVDASHYISELSGLQQMAPGAKVEFLDSLSLDPAASKWTTTDSKGNTVDGMKAEFFNNANWSGDPSSVRIDNHVDMDWSTDDLPSNGDVNNTSIRWSGQIKPTISGDQVFKVRADGAVRLWVNGKKIIDNGDGENITFGSIPPTIPESGKIKLEAGKTYDVKLEYSRRDGYLSTLGGLVGVQMAWASLAAPQDLSQYDAVVVAVGNSNEYEGEGFDHSFDLPEYQNELIQSIAKANPNTIVTMHGGTGLKMSDWIDQVPAALHAFYPGQNGGQALAEILFGKVNPSGKLPISIERNVEDNPLYKDFPKFDSTRKLVKELSYKNDLTMLGYRGYDKTGTKPLFAFGHGLSYTQFTYNNISVTPGVAVGNTPIKVSFDLTNSGKRAGSEVAELYVGQKNPKVERAVKELKGYKKVFLQPGETRRVTIELNDRSLAYFDEASKQWVVDADTFDISVGSASDDIRLNGSLVNQFRQELSTTTSNPLPRSALNSTKALLPAVKTGGVFDQDENINDGNGNADYDGSTDY; from the coding sequence ATGCGAAGCCGTAAAACGATTGGTGCTCACTCGGCATTGGCGCTTTTGAGCCTGGCCATTGGTTATGCCAACGCTGCAACCACCACCACCCAGGAGCAGTTGGCGGCCCGTGAAGCCCGCGCCGACAAAGAGGCCGAGAAGACCCTGGCGAAGATGACCCAGGAAGAGAAGCTGACCTACATCGGTGGGGTCCTGGGTTGGGACGTGAAGCCATTGTCGCAATACGGCATTCCACAGATCCATGGTACAGACGGCGGCGCCGGCGTTCGTTACGTCAGTGAAGGCAACGATCAAGGTGTGGTTTACCCTGCCGGTCCGAACCTGGCGGCAACCTTCAACCCCCGTCGCGCCATCGACTTCGGTCGTGCCCTGGGCTACGACACGGCCACCGGTGGCTACCAATTCGTGACAGGGCCGGGCATGAACCTGTACCGCATGCCATGGAGCGGTCGGGCGTTCGAATACCTCTCGGGTGAAGACCCGTTCCTGGGCGCCAGCCTCGCTCCTGCGGTGATCAACGGCATCCAGCAGCGCCGGGTCTGGGCTGAAGCCAAGCACTACGCCGCTAACGACCAGGAAACCAACCGCTTCATCCTCAACCAGGTGATGCCGGAGCGGGTGCTGCGCGAGATGAGTCTGCCTGCGTTCGAGTCGGCGACCAAGAACAGCACCGTTGCGATGATGATGTGTGCGTTCCAGAAGGTGAACGGCGAGTACGCGTGTGAAAACAAACACCTGCTCACGGACATTCTGAAAAAGGAATGGGGCTTCAAAGGCCTGGTGCAGAGCGACTACAACGCCATCGTCCATGGCCTGCCCGCCGCACAGGCCGGCAGCGACCTGGACATGATGGGCGGCCAGATGAACAGCAAGGTGCTCAAGCCTTACCTGGACAGCGGTGAGCTGGACATGGCGACCATCGATGACAAGGTTCGTCGCATCCTCAAGAACATCTACCTGTACCAGTTCGACAAAATCGCACCGCTGACCACCCACAACATGGCCAGCGCCACCAGCAACAAGGTCGCGCTGAACATTGCCCGTGAAGGCATCGTGCTGCTGAAAAACCAGAACGACGTGCTGCCGCTGGACAAGTCCAAGGTCAAGCGCATCGCCGTGGTCGGCGACCTGGCCAAATACGCTCCACCGACCGGTTTTGGCAGCGCCTATGTCGATGCCAGCCACTACATCAGCGAGCTGAGCGGTCTGCAACAAATGGCGCCGGGCGCCAAGGTCGAGTTCCTCGACAGCCTGTCGCTGGACCCGGCGGCTTCGAAGTGGACCACCACCGACAGCAAAGGCAACACGGTCGACGGCATGAAGGCCGAGTTCTTCAACAACGCCAACTGGTCCGGCGATCCGTCGAGCGTGCGCATCGACAACCATGTCGATATGGACTGGTCCACCGACGATCTGCCGAGCAATGGCGATGTCAACAACACCTCGATTCGCTGGAGCGGCCAGATCAAGCCGACCATCAGCGGCGACCAGGTGTTCAAGGTCCGCGCCGACGGCGCCGTGCGCCTGTGGGTCAACGGCAAGAAGATCATCGACAACGGCGACGGTGAGAACATCACCTTCGGCAGCATTCCGCCGACCATCCCGGAGTCGGGCAAGATCAAGCTTGAAGCCGGCAAGACCTATGACGTGAAGCTGGAATACTCGCGTCGCGACGGTTACCTCTCCACGCTGGGCGGCCTGGTCGGTGTGCAGATGGCCTGGGCGTCGCTGGCCGCCCCGCAGGATCTGTCGCAGTACGATGCGGTTGTGGTCGCTGTGGGCAACAGCAACGAATACGAAGGTGAAGGCTTCGACCACAGCTTCGACCTGCCCGAGTACCAGAACGAGCTGATCCAGAGCATCGCCAAGGCCAACCCGAACACCATCGTCACCATGCACGGTGGTACCGGGCTGAAGATGAGCGACTGGATCGACCAGGTGCCGGCGGCGCTGCATGCGTTCTATCCGGGCCAGAACGGTGGTCAGGCACTGGCCGAGATCCTCTTCGGCAAGGTCAACCCATCCGGCAAGCTGCCGATCAGCATCGAGCGCAACGTCGAAGACAACCCGCTGTATAAGGACTTCCCGAAGTTCGACAGCACCCGCAAGCTGGTCAAGGAACTCAGCTACAAGAACGACCTGACCATGCTCGGCTACCGTGGTTACGACAAGACCGGCACCAAGCCGCTGTTCGCCTTCGGCCACGGCCTGTCGTACACGCAGTTCACCTACAACAACATCTCGGTCACGCCGGGGGTTGCGGTGGGCAACACGCCAATCAAGGTGTCCTTCGACCTGACCAACAGCGGCAAGCGCGCCGGTTCCGAAGTCGCCGAGCTGTACGTCGGCCAGAAGAATCCGAAAGTCGAGCGCGCGGTCAAGGAGCTCAAGGGCTACAAGAAGGTCTTCCTGCAGCCGGGTGAAACCCGCCGGGTCACCATCGAACTCAATGACCGCTCGCTGGCGTACTTCGATGAGGCGAGCAAGCAGTGGGTCGTCGATGCCGACACCTTCGACATCAGCGTGGGTTCGGCCTCGGATGACATTCGCCTGAACGGCAGCCTGGTCAACCAGTTCCGTCAGGAGCTGTCGACCACCACCAGCAACCCGCTGCCACGTTCGGCACTGAACTCGACCAAGGCGCTACTGCCTGCGGTCAAGACCGGTGGGGTTTTCGACCAGGACGAAAACATCAACGACGGTAACGGCAACGCCGACTATGACGGCAGCACCGACTACTGA
- a CDS encoding polysaccharide deacetylase, with the protein MAKEIFVSIGVDVDAVAGWLGSYGGEDSPDDISRGLFAGEVGSLRLLKLFAKYELRTTWFIPGHSVETFPEQMKAVVQAGHEVGIHGYSHENPIAMTPEQEEIVLDKSIEIITQLSGKRPTGYVAPWWEFSNVTNELLLKKGIKYDHSLMHNDFHPYYVRVKDSWSKIDYSQHPDTWMKPLVRGEETDLVEIPANWYLDDLPPMMFIKKSPNSHGFVNPRHLEEMWRDQFDWVYREHDYAVFPITIHPDVSGRPQVLLMLERFIEHMKSHEGVQFVTMDEIADDFIRRQPRKR; encoded by the coding sequence ATGGCAAAAGAAATCTTTGTATCGATTGGTGTGGATGTCGATGCGGTAGCGGGTTGGCTCGGCTCTTACGGTGGCGAGGACTCGCCGGACGACATCTCTCGCGGGCTTTTTGCGGGTGAGGTCGGCTCTTTGCGCCTGCTCAAGCTGTTTGCCAAGTACGAGCTGCGCACCACCTGGTTCATCCCCGGCCATTCGGTGGAAACCTTTCCTGAGCAAATGAAGGCGGTGGTGCAGGCCGGTCATGAGGTGGGGATTCATGGTTACAGCCATGAAAACCCGATTGCGATGACCCCCGAGCAGGAAGAGATCGTGCTGGACAAGTCGATCGAGATCATCACCCAGCTTTCGGGCAAGCGGCCCACCGGTTATGTGGCGCCGTGGTGGGAATTCAGCAACGTCACCAACGAGCTGTTGCTGAAGAAGGGCATCAAGTACGACCACAGCCTGATGCACAACGACTTCCATCCCTACTACGTAAGGGTCAAGGACAGCTGGAGCAAGATCGACTACAGCCAGCACCCCGATACCTGGATGAAGCCCCTGGTGCGCGGTGAAGAAACCGATCTGGTCGAGATTCCGGCGAACTGGTACCTCGACGACCTGCCACCCATGATGTTCATCAAGAAGTCTCCGAACAGCCACGGTTTCGTCAATCCTCGCCACCTGGAGGAGATGTGGCGTGATCAGTTCGACTGGGTTTACCGCGAACACGACTACGCCGTATTCCCCATCACCATTCACCCGGACGTTTCGGGTCGACCTCAAGTGCTGCTCATGCTTGAGCGCTTCATCGAGCACATGAAAAGCCATGAAGGCGTGCAGTTCGTAACCATGGACGAGATCGCTGACGACTTTATTCGGCGGCAACCCCGCAAACGTTGA
- a CDS encoding amidase, whose protein sequence is MRVDAHSLAQRFAEGTTDPVEVLDHALLGAAQSPAAFISLTEQRARREALAAQARWQAGQPLSPFDGVPVVWKDLYDLAGCVTTAGAKVRMGNPPASRDCSLAVALSRAGMVCVGKTNLSELAYSGLGLNPHFGTPANLRFNGELRAPGGSSSGSAIAVAHGIAPVGMSTDTAGSIRVPAAFNGLVGYRSSAKRYSFDGVAPLASSLDSLGPITHSVRDAIVVDNLLLGNRTGMPLEVPGLPIAGVRLCVDVELLRDVRIQAEVSANLLAALERLASAGAVIERRKVQAFQQALEVIEQVGWLGSAEAFALHQALLDSPDAEQLDPRVRQRLEAARAYPASKQVRLYQAAQALKAQMARELDGAFLVTPTVGHVAPLLAPLEEDNELFVRTNLATLRLTMPGSMLDMPGVAIPSGIGEAGLPTSFLLSSFSGNDPQLLRAALAIEPLVRGWS, encoded by the coding sequence ATGCGTGTCGATGCTCATTCCCTGGCCCAGCGATTCGCCGAGGGCACGACCGACCCTGTCGAGGTGCTCGACCACGCGCTGCTGGGCGCGGCGCAAAGTCCCGCGGCGTTCATTAGCCTCACCGAACAGCGCGCCCGGCGTGAGGCGCTTGCCGCCCAGGCGCGCTGGCAGGCCGGTCAACCGTTGTCGCCCTTCGATGGCGTACCTGTGGTGTGGAAAGACCTTTACGACCTGGCCGGCTGCGTTACCACGGCCGGGGCCAAAGTGCGCATGGGCAACCCCCCTGCATCACGCGATTGCTCACTGGCCGTGGCGCTCAGCCGTGCCGGCATGGTGTGCGTCGGCAAGACCAACCTCAGTGAGCTGGCGTACTCCGGGCTGGGCTTGAATCCGCATTTCGGAACCCCGGCCAATCTGCGCTTCAACGGTGAGCTGCGTGCCCCGGGTGGGTCGTCTTCGGGTTCGGCCATCGCCGTTGCCCATGGCATCGCGCCTGTGGGCATGTCTACGGATACTGCAGGTTCGATCCGAGTGCCTGCCGCGTTCAACGGCCTGGTGGGCTATCGAAGCAGCGCGAAGCGTTATTCGTTCGACGGCGTGGCACCGCTGGCCAGCTCGCTCGACTCGCTGGGGCCGATTACCCACAGCGTTCGCGACGCCATCGTGGTGGATAACCTTTTGCTGGGCAACCGCACTGGCATGCCGCTGGAGGTGCCGGGCCTGCCCATCGCCGGGGTCCGGCTGTGTGTGGATGTCGAGCTGCTGCGTGATGTGCGCATCCAGGCTGAAGTCAGTGCCAATCTTCTTGCTGCGCTGGAGCGCCTGGCCTCGGCAGGCGCCGTGATCGAGCGCCGGAAGGTGCAGGCTTTTCAACAGGCACTGGAGGTCATCGAGCAGGTTGGCTGGCTTGGCAGTGCCGAAGCCTTTGCTCTGCACCAGGCGCTGCTCGACAGCCCGGATGCCGAGCAGCTCGACCCCCGCGTGCGCCAACGGCTTGAGGCTGCGCGAGCCTACCCGGCCAGTAAACAGGTGCGCTTGTACCAGGCTGCCCAGGCCCTCAAGGCACAGATGGCCCGAGAGCTGGATGGGGCGTTCCTGGTGACCCCTACGGTCGGTCATGTTGCGCCGCTTCTGGCGCCTCTCGAAGAGGACAACGAGCTTTTTGTGCGCACCAACCTGGCGACGCTCAGGCTGACCATGCCCGGCAGCATGCTGGACATGCCCGGCGTGGCGATCCCCAGCGGTATCGGAGAGGCAGGGCTTCCCACCAGTTTCCTTCTTTCAAGTTTCAGCGGAAATGACCCGCAACTGCTGCGTGCCGCCCTGGCGATCGAGCCTTTGGTGCGAGGTTGGAGCTGA
- a CDS encoding MFS transporter produces MTTTQATTATSVTESAGAWKPVQLQSGDVKYATWIAFFAWVFAVYDFILFGTLLPVMGGHFTWSEAEQAEIATWVAVGGAVIAFVVGPLVDKIGRRGGIMFTIGGTALCSALTAICAGMGKGPLIAVRSVAGLGYAEEAVNATYLTEVYAASTDPKLIKRRGFVYSLVQSGWPVGALIAAGLTALLLPHIGWQGCFVFAAVPALVVAILARKLKESPQFQVLQRINQLRKAGDESAARSLAHEYHVDYDEHAKAGVAAAFRGAALRPTLVLSLAILLNWSAIQVFSVLGTSVIVSVHKLSFENSLWILVLSNLVGFIGYLVHGWLGDRIGRRNTVALGWMSGGLAFFAMIQGPSDLVTVVALYSLGLFFLTGPYSALLFFMGESFPTSIRATGGAIVHAMGPIGAIVAGLGITSVLTAGGQWHSAALWFGALPCFLSGLVMLAARHVEPRSVK; encoded by the coding sequence ATGACCACTACACAAGCCACCACGGCGACGTCAGTCACTGAGTCCGCTGGGGCATGGAAGCCGGTACAACTGCAATCAGGAGACGTCAAATACGCAACCTGGATTGCCTTCTTCGCGTGGGTTTTCGCGGTATACGACTTCATCCTGTTTGGCACACTGCTACCGGTCATGGGTGGGCATTTCACTTGGAGCGAAGCGGAACAGGCCGAAATCGCCACTTGGGTGGCGGTGGGCGGCGCGGTCATCGCCTTCGTCGTCGGTCCACTGGTGGACAAGATCGGCCGACGTGGCGGGATCATGTTCACCATCGGCGGCACTGCCCTTTGTTCTGCGCTCACGGCCATATGCGCCGGGATGGGCAAGGGGCCGCTGATTGCGGTTCGTTCGGTCGCAGGCCTGGGGTATGCCGAGGAAGCGGTAAACGCGACCTACCTGACCGAGGTCTACGCAGCGTCCACCGATCCGAAACTGATCAAGCGCCGGGGGTTCGTCTACAGCCTGGTGCAAAGTGGCTGGCCGGTGGGGGCGTTGATCGCGGCAGGCCTCACGGCGCTGTTGCTGCCGCACATCGGTTGGCAGGGTTGCTTCGTGTTCGCCGCGGTGCCTGCCCTGGTCGTCGCGATCCTGGCGCGCAAGCTCAAGGAAAGCCCGCAGTTCCAGGTGCTGCAGCGTATCAACCAGCTGCGCAAGGCCGGTGACGAATCTGCCGCCCGCAGCCTTGCGCACGAGTATCACGTCGATTACGACGAGCATGCGAAGGCGGGTGTGGCCGCCGCATTCCGAGGCGCTGCGCTGCGCCCGACCCTGGTGCTGAGCCTGGCGATTCTCCTCAACTGGTCGGCCATTCAGGTGTTCAGCGTGCTGGGAACCTCAGTGATCGTCAGTGTGCACAAGCTGTCGTTCGAGAATTCACTGTGGATCCTCGTGCTGTCCAACCTGGTGGGCTTCATCGGCTACCTGGTCCACGGTTGGCTGGGGGATCGTATCGGTCGCCGCAACACCGTCGCGCTGGGCTGGATGTCGGGTGGGCTGGCGTTCTTCGCCATGATCCAGGGCCCCAGTGACCTGGTGACCGTGGTGGCGCTGTACAGCCTGGGTCTGTTCTTCCTGACCGGCCCGTACTCCGCCCTGTTGTTTTTCATGGGCGAAAGCTTCCCCACCAGTATCCGTGCAACGGGCGGGGCCATCGTGCATGCCATGGGTCCTATCGGCGCCATCGTCGCCGGCCTGGGCATCACCAGCGTGTTGACGGCCGGTGGCCAGTGGCACAGCGCGGCGCTCTGGTTCGGCGCGCTGCCTTGCTTCCTGTCGGGCCTGGTGATGTTGGCGGCCCGTCACGTCGAACCCCGCTCAGTCAAATGA